A single window of Solanum dulcamara chromosome 5, daSolDulc1.2, whole genome shotgun sequence DNA harbors:
- the LOC129890361 gene encoding uncharacterized protein LOC129890361, translated as MEWKKCYLDVILVPLGFMISLTYHIWLWHKVKTQPLSTIIGTNANGRRLWVSAIIKDNEKKNILAVQTFRNTIMGSTLMATTSILLCSGLAAVISSTYSVKKPLNDAVYGGHGEFMVALKYVTLLLFFLFSFICYSISIRFINQVNFLINCPNDIDEEHNLGIFILSIDYIAELLEKAFILNVVANRLFYSALTLVLWIFGPVLVFLSSISLVTVLYNLDFVISHDDHKGGKMKHNIHHHHENGKGNGDDYVMSHV; from the exons atggaaTGGAAAAAGTGTTATTTGGATGTGATATTAGTTCCATTAGGGTTTATGATAAGCTTGACATATCATATTTGGTTATGGCATAAGGTTAAGACACAACCACTTTCTACTATTATTGGAACCAATGCAAATGGAAGACGTTTATGGGTTTCTGCTATTATCAAG gaTAATGAGAAGAAAAACATTTTGGCTGTTCAAACATTTAGAAACACAATAATGGGATCAACCCTAATGGCTACAACTTCAATCCTTTTATGTTCTGGCCTAGCTGCTGTTATAAGTAGTACTTATAGTGTTAAAAAGCCCTTAAACGATGCCGTTTATGGTGGTCATGGTGAATTTATGGTTGCACTAAAATATGTTacacttttactatttttcctCTTCTCATTTATTTGTTATTCTATATCAATTAGGTTCATCAACCAAGTGAATTTCCTCATCAATTGTCCAAATGATATTGATGAAGAACATAATTTGGGAATATTCATCTTGAGTATTGACTACATAGCAGAGTTACTTGAAAAGGCTTTTATTTTGAATGTTGTAGCTAATAGGTTGTTCTATTCTGCATTGACACTTGTACTTTGGATTTTTGGTCCTGTTTTGGTTTTCTTGAGTTCTATTAGTCTTGTTACTGTGCTTTACAATCTTGATTTTGTGATTTCTCATGATGATCACAAGGGGGGGAAAATGAAGCATAAtattcatcatcatcatgagaatgGAAAGGGAAATGGTGATGATTATGTAATGTCACATGTCTAA